One genomic window of Candidatus Margulisiibacteriota bacterium includes the following:
- a CDS encoding toxin gives MKTFNWNTEKNQQLITERKISFEQIVQCIEEGRLLDIVAHHNPDSYSNQQILIVEYQGYYYLVPFVESETEYFLKTIIPSRKLT, from the coding sequence ATGAAAACATTCAACTGGAATACAGAAAAGAATCAGCAGCTAATAACAGAACGAAAAATATCTTTCGAACAAATCGTTCAGTGCATAGAAGAAGGCAGATTACTTGATATCGTTGCGCACCATAATCCAGACTCTTATTCTAATCAGCAAATACTTATTGTTGAATATCAAGGATACTATTATTTAGTTCCTTTTGTTGAATCAGAAACTGAGTATTTTCTTAAAACAATAATTCCTAGCAGAAAGCTTACATAA